One Calditerrivibrio sp. DNA window includes the following coding sequences:
- a CDS encoding TRAP transporter small permease subunit gives MKVIIKHIENLQEFIGKCVGLINYALIFVVLYEVTSRKIFGNPTVWGFDLSYMLYGTMFMLGFGYTLKHGSHVRIDIIYAYLKPRNKAILDLIGYLLFFLPFMIICLKVSFDFGFQSFDMREQSMSIWQIPIYPFKLMMFLGFLLLFIQGIVEIIKSILLLKEGK, from the coding sequence ATGAAAGTGATTATAAAACATATAGAAAATCTTCAAGAATTTATCGGTAAATGTGTTGGATTAATCAACTATGCACTCATATTTGTTGTTTTGTATGAGGTTACGAGTAGGAAAATATTTGGAAACCCAACAGTATGGGGATTTGATCTAAGCTACATGCTTTACGGTACAATGTTTATGCTCGGTTTCGGGTATACACTTAAACATGGATCCCATGTCAGGATAGATATCATATATGCATATCTAAAACCAAGAAATAAAGCCATTCTGGATCTAATAGGCTACCTACTCTTTTTTCTCCCATTCATGATAATCTGTCTAAAAGTTTCCTTTGATTTTGGATTTCAATCGTTTGATATGAGAGAACAAAGCATGTCTATATGGCAAATACCTATATACCCCTTTAAGCTCATGATGTTTCTGGGTTTCTTATTGCTGTTCATACAAGGTATTGTGGAAATAATCAAATCTATTTTATTGTTAAAGGAGGGCAAATAA